In Homo sapiens chromosome 8, GRCh38.p14 Primary Assembly, the genomic window CCTTCTGTTTTCTTAGTAGAGAATGAGGAGGGTCTCAATGCAGACCCgaggcctctgcctccaggtggGAACCCTGGAGTGGATGGTGAGGACGTGCTCTTGGACAGTGCTGCCTTCAGACAGCTGCAGGTTTGGAATGGGTGTAGGGTCCAGTGTGTCACCGCACTGGTGAAAGTAGCATGTTCGGTGTGTGGGATTTTAGGGTGAAACCGATCGGGACTCGTGAAAGCCACTGAGTACAGAGCCATGAAAGCAACTTGGCAACCAGAAGCATGATGGCTTTAAACCACAGGATGAGCATTGAGGGTCTTGCCATTCGGGGGGTCTAGTTGGATTCTTGCCTCCTCACTGGAACCACAATCTAGCTTGATTCCCATGCTTACTAATGGAGAGGTGGTGCAACTTTACACTCAAGACACTGCGTGCAGACTCTGTGGATTTAAACCTGGGACTAACTCTTGTCGTGTGACCTTGGAAAATATTCTTCATCtgccaaatgggagaaattgtagATTTTATTGTGTGGAGTAATTTCCCTAATAGATGTAAACCACTCAAGTGTGTGACTGGTGTGTGGTTAGCTTTTGTTTCTATGGCCAGAATATATCATTGCTTGGGCCTGTGAACTTGTATTAATCaatagaatttgaatttttattattattttttgagacggaatctcactctgttgtccaggctggagtgcagtgtcgtgatctcttttcaatgcaacctccgtctcccgggttcaagcaattctcctgcctcagcctcctgagtagctaggattacatgcacccaccacacccggaagatttttgtatttttagtagagatgaggtttcaccatgttggccaggctggtcacaaactcctgacctcaagtgatctgctcaccttagcctcccaaagtgttgggattacaggcgggcaggcgtgagccactgcgcctggcctgaatttgaatttgaaaGAGGAATGAGTGATTGGAGATGGGAGGGTAGGAAAAATAACAGGGGATGCATTTCATGGCAGTGCTGCCTTTACaaaatgtttctggaattttGCCAGTAAATTGTCAGAATGTGGTCCTCATTTCTGCCCATGGCTCACTTACGAGCTCTAAGATCCTGACACACAGATTAGGAGTGTAGTACTTTGAGCCATTCACATATCCTTTTAATGAACCCATGGATCTTTGGCTTGCGGGGGTTGAAAACGTGTCATATTTTTACAGCAAGACAGAATATTGTGGCAGAACGCAATCCACCTGTATCCTGGCGGACACCCGAAGAAACATACGGCTTTCTGGCTAGTGCAGGTGCGAACTTTGACTCCATCATTCCCAAACATACCTTTTCCTGAAGCGGGGAGAgaccacagaaaagaaaaatcaatcttAATGAGGCTGGGAGAAATCCTAGGCTTGCCATCACCTCCTGGTTGATGGCTTGTTAGTTGTGATTTACCTCACCTCTTATCACAACTCAGCAAGGCAGATAAAGCTCAGGGTAGCCAGAGGCATTGGAGGGGAGATAGGAATCTGGGTGGCTGCACGATCTGTGTGCACAATGACATCCACCCCCGTCCCCGGTGCACTGGCAGATCTTCCAGCTGCAGCAAcagcagagcagggcaggagcTGGGGTCCGCTCACCATGCCCCTAACATGGTGGCCC contains:
- the DEFB136 gene encoding defensin beta 136 precursor, which encodes MNLCLSALLFFLVILLPSGKGMFGNDGVKVRTCTSQKAVCFFGCPPGYRWIAFCHNILSCCKNMTRFQPPQAKDPWVH